GTGGCCTTCTTGAACGTGTCGGAGTTCAGCACCTCGATGTTGCAGGTGTAGCCGCCGAGCGCCGCCCACTTCTCCTGCACCGGCTTGCTGGCGAACCACTCGATGAAGTCCTTCGCGGCCTGCTGGCGCTCCGGGCTGATGTAAGCATTCACGCTCAGGCCTTGGCCACCGAGCGAGGCGAACTGCACGCCGCCAGGGCCGGGCGGCGTGGAGAAGAAGCCGACCTTGTCGTAATAATTCGGGTTGGTCTGCGAGTTCACCAGCGCCGGGAAGAAGGCGAAGTAGTTCGTGATCATCGCGGCCTGGCCGCTGATGAAGGCGTCGTTCATTTCCTGGAAGAAGGCGTTGCTCAAACCCGGTGGCATGAACTTGGTGTATAGCTCGCGATACAACTCGAGCGCCTTTGCAGCGTTCTCGGTGTTCAACACGCCCTCGACCTCGAACTTGTCGTTCTTCCAGTCGGCGCCGAAGTTGAAGATGAAGTTCTGCGCGCCCATCGTGATGGCGTCGTAGTCCTTCTGCGTATAGATCGCGACGCCGTACAGGTTCTTCTCCGGGCGGGTGAAGAACTCGGCGATGTCGCGCAACTGCAACAAGTCCTTCGGCACGTCGAGGTCATAGCCATACTTGGCTTTGAACGCTTCCTTCTCCGCCGGATCCTCGAACAGATCCTTGCGATAGGCCCAGCCCAGCGCGTCGCCCTCGGTCGGGAAGGCCCAATACTTGCCGTCGTAGGTGCCGTAGTAGAGCAACGTGGCCGGCGTGACCGTCTTATCCAGGCCCTTCTCCTTCATGAAGTCGGTCAGGTCAAGGTAGTGCCCCTGCGTCGCTGCTTGGCCGAGCCACTGGCTGTCGCCGACGACCATGTCGTAGCCGGTGCCCTTGGCGGCCCACTCCGCCGTGACCTTGTTGTAGTAGGTGCCCCACGGCTCTTGCACGACGTTGACTTTGATGCCTCGCTCTTTCTCGTAGTCGTTGGCCAGCTCTTGCAGATAGTTAGCCGGATCCCATTCCGCCCACCAAATCGTGAGCTCAGTGACGCCTGCCGGCGCAGCCGTTGCCTGTTCGGCAGGCGCCGCGGGCGCTGCGGGAGCCGCTGGCACTGCACAGCCAGCGACCAAAGCCGCTGTCAGTCCAAGTGTGAGTAACCCTAACTTCTTGGTCATATCTGTCTCCTTTCGGTAGCATGAAACAAGCGGTTTGTGGCCCTCGCGAGCCTAATATAAAGATGTTTTTAGCACATCTGGCGGAATTAGCAAATGCTCATCGCTCGAGCTGGGCGAAGATCGGTTTGAGCGCCGGATAGAGCTCGCGAAAATGAGCATAGGCCTCGTCGTACCGGCGCAGCACGGCCGGGTCATCGCTGGGCGACGTGCGCGAAGTCACACGGATCACAGCATCGCACGCCTCGCGGGTATCGCGCCACAGGCCGATGCCGACGCCGGCCAGCAGCGCCACGCCGAATGCGCCGCCCTCTGTCGAATTGACCAGCGTGATGTCGGCCTGAAAGATGTTGGCCAGCATTTGCCGCCAGATTGCGCTGCGCGCACCGCCGCCGGCAGCGCGCACCTCGTTCACGTGTAGCCCCAGTTCGCGCATCAACTCGATGGAGTCGCGCAGGCCAAAGCTGATGCCCTCGACCACTGCCCGCGCCAGGTGCGCCTGCGTATGGCGCAGCGTCAAGCCGACGAACGCGCCGCGCGCCAGCGAATCGCGGTGCGGCGTGCGTTCGCCGGTGAGGTAGGGCAAAAAGATCAACCCCTCCGCGCCGATGGGCACTTCGGCAGCGCTGCTCAGCAACGCCTCGTAGGACTCGATCCCATCGCGGCGTGCGACAACATCCGGGTGGCCGTTGGCGACCACATCGCGATGCCAGCGCAGGCTGCCACCCGCAGAGAGCATGACGCCCATGAAGAACCACGTCTGTGGCACGGCGTGGCAGAACACCTCGATGGCCGTATCACGGATCGGCGGGTAGTGCTCCACCGAGGCGAACACCACGCCCGACGTGCCCAATGTGACGTTGACGATGCCTTCGCGCACCGAACCCAGCCCGACGGCCGCCGCAGGCTGGTCGCCGCTGCCCCCCACGATGGGCGTGCCGGCAGCCAGGCCGGTCTCACGCGCAGCTACCTCGCTCACCTGCGCCGTCGGCTCGTGGGATTCTGCGCACAACGGCAACCACTCGCGCGGGATCTCGAGCAGGGCCAGCATCTCATCCGACCAGCGGCGATGCCGCACATCGAGTAGCGCCATGCCGGTGGCATCGCCGACCTCCGTGGCGAACTCGCCGCTCAGCTTGTAGCGGATGTAGTCTTTGGGCAGCAGCACGTGCGCCACGCGCGCATAGACATCCGGCTCGTGTTCACGCACCCAGAGGATCTTCGGCGCGGTGTAGCTGGGGCTGGGAATGTTGGCGATCAGTTCGCGCGTGCGCATCGGCCCACCGGCGCGCCGCACCAGTTCATCGCACTGCGCCGCCGTGCGTTGGTCGTTCCACAAAATCGCCGGGCGCAGCACATTGCCCGCGCGGTCGAGCAGCGTCAGCCCGTGCATCTGGCCGCTCAGGCCGATGCCGCGCACATCTCGCCCCGAGACATTCGCCTTCGCCAGCACTTGGCGAATCGCTTCCGTGGTGCCACGCCACCAATCCGCAGGGTCCTGTTCGCTCCACAGCGGTCGAGGGATGCTGAGCGGATACTCGACCGTCGCGCTGGCGAGCGTATCCCCGCTCTCGTTAATAAGCAACGCTTTGACAGCCGTCGTGCCGAGGTCAATGCCAAGCAACGTCATGGTGTGTCACTCCGTGTCATGGAAGAATGCGTCCCAGGGTATCTCAACCGGCGCGCCGTGACAAACGATGTCTATAACTGCCAGCATGAGCGGCAGCTTGCGCGCGTCGAGCTTGCCGGCGCGGATCATGGCATGCACGGTATCGCCCACCGCTTCGGCCAGCATCGCGCCCTCGACCGACTCGTTGGGCATATGCTCTGCCTTGGCCTGCGCATACGGCATACCCAACCCCAACAACCGGCCCATGCGGCTGTTGCGCCCCCCCTGACAAGTCACATACAGGTCACCGGCGCCGGGGAGGGTGTAGACCGAGCGCATATCTCCACCCAGATGGCGCACCAAATAGTCTGTCTCATACAGGCCCTGGGCGAAGATAGCAGCAGCGAGATTGTGCATCTGCGCGCCGTTGCCGGCAATGCCATCGCGCTCCAGCAGACCGATCACCAACCCAACGGCCAGCGCATACAAATTCTTCAGCGCCACACACACCTCGAGGCCGACCAGATCGGTGCTGGTCCACACGTGATAGTAAGGCGTGCGCAACGCGGCAGCCAGCGCGTTCAACTTCTGCACGTCGGAGCCGCCGAGCACCACACAGCTATGCCGGCGCGCCGCCAGTTCACCGGCGATGCACGGGCCGCCGATAGCCATCACGGCAACAGCGCTCGAGCGCGCGGGCAACTGCGACCGGAAGAAGGCCGGTAGGATGTGAAGCGACTCACCATCGCCATACAATCCTTTAGTGAGCATGATGACCGGCACGTCAGGCGGCAACACATCGGCCAGCACATTCGCCGCCCAAGCCACGCCGTGTGAGTTCACCCCTAACACAACGAGGTCCGCACCCTGAATTGCTTCGCCGAGGCCGGCGATCGGGAACGGCGTCACGGCATCGGGGACGCGCGATTTCAAGCGCGGGTGCACGCGCGTTTCGTGAATCTCCTCGATGATGTCTCCATCGAGGTGCGTGCCGACGAGGTGGACGGTGTGACCGGCGTCGGCGATGGGCATCGTGAACGCTGTGCCCATCACACCGGCGCCCAGAACGACGATCTTCATGGATGGATTCGACAGGATGAACAGGATAAATCTACTTCAAGACGGCGCAATGACGACTTTCGACGCACGCCCATGATGCACGAGTTCGAACGCCTGGTGGGCTTCGGCCATCGAGAAGGTATGGCTGATCAACTGCTCGAACGGGTAACCGTGCGCTGCGATGAATTGCATCGCACGGCGCAGGCCGCCGGGTGTGGCCGAATAGCTGGTGAGGATGTTGATCTCGCGCAGGAAGGCCGGCCAAAAGTCCAGCGCGAGTTGCGTCCCCGGCTTGCCGCCGAAGAGCATGAGTGACCCACCATCGCGCACCGCGCGCAGGGCCATCTCGAAGGTGACCTGGTCCAGCGCCGTGAGGATGACCAGGTCCACACCGCGACCCTCGGTATGCGCGCGGCAGAGCGCAGGCACCTCGTCGGAGGCGAGTGCACCAGCCAACGCACCCCACTGCCGAGCGAGTGCAATTCGCTCGGGCCGCACATCACAGACGAGCGCACGCACACCCATCTCGCTCAGCAACGGCAGGAAGAGAATGCCGATCGCGCCGACGCCGACGACCAGGCATGTGTCACCGGCCGTCAACGGCGCGCGGTCGAGGGCGCGCAAGCAACAAGCCAACGGCTCCATGAACACCGCGCGCAAGTCAGGCACATGATCCGGAATCGGCACGACGGTGTGCTGCACATGCAACGCCGAGAGGCGAATGAACTCGCTGAAGCCGCCTGGCTCGATATTAGTGCGCTTGAACTGTGGATCCATTGTCTCGCTGCCGCGGCGGGAGTAATGCGATTGGAGATCGGGGACATGATGCGCAAAGGCAATACGCTGGCCAGGGCGAAAGGAGGTCACGCCTTCGCCCACTTCGGCCACCACACCCACGCATTCATGGCCCAACTTCTGGGGCTTGGCGTAGCCGGGGTTGTAAATCTTCAGCGCGTCCGTGCCGCACACGCCGCAGGCCGTCAGGCAGGCAATGATTTCGCCGGCGCCAGGCCGAGGTCGCTCGCCTTCTAGACACGCTACCGTGTCATCCGCCGTGCACAGCAGATACTTCATGGCTGAGGCGGGGCGTTCTCCTTCTTCGGCGGAATCACGCAGATGAAGCCCAGCGGCTGATCGGGCAGCGCCTTGAACTGATGGATTTCATTCGGCTCGATGAACACCGCATCGCCGATACCGATCGAATGCCACGTGTCGCCGAGCAACACCTGGCCGCCGCCATGCACGATGACCACTCCGTGCGGATGAGCGTGGCTCTCGTAGGACGAGTGGCCACCGGGCGGGATGGTGAAGTAGCGGATGACGAAATCCTGGGCGCCTTCGTCGCGGCCGATCAGAATGCGGCGCACGGCGCCCGGCGCTGCGCCGCCCTCATACACGTGCGCCTTGACCGTGGCGTAGTCCCACGTGCCTGCAGCGTTGAGTTGATGATGGATCGTACCCATGGGCTTCACTCGTCGCGGGTCAGCTCGGTCAGCCGATCCACGTAGGGGCGGACGGCCGGGAAGAGGTGGACGTACACTTCGCGATAGAGTTTGTCATACTGTGCGAACACCTCCGGGCGCGGGTCGAAGCGCTGGCCGGTGCGGGTCATCGCTGCTGCGGCGGCGCGGATGTCGGGATACCAGCCGACGGCGGTTGCGGCGAGAATACCGGCGCCCAGGCAGGTGGCCTCGGCTGTCTCCGAGCGCACGACCGGCACGCGGGTCACGTCGGCCATGATCTGGCACCATAGCGCGCTCTTGCTGCCGCCGCCCATCGTGACGTACTCGTCGAGCTGCGCGCCGGTCGCCTTCATCACGGCGTCGCCGGCCAGCCGTTGCTCGAAGGCGATGCCTTCGAGGATGGCGCGATAGAAGTGCTCCCGGCCGTGCGCGCCCGTCCAGCCGATGGTGATGCCGGTGGCAGCCGGATCCCAATACGGGTTCATCACGTTGTTCCAATATGGCACGAGCATCAAGCCGGCGCTGCCGGGCGGCAGCTTGGCCGCCGCCGCCTCCAGGATTTCCTCCGCCACCAGCGGCAGATTGGTATGACGCAGATCATGGGCGAATTTCTCCACGAACCAACTGAGGGTGAACACGCCGCCCTTCAGCGCATGCTCCAGGAAGTAAGCGCCCGGCAACGGCGCGCTCATCGTGCGGAAGGCGAGGTCGCACACATACGTCGGGCTGAAGAAGCCGCCGATGATGCACGTGCCTAGGTTGAGATAGGCGCGTTCGGGCGTGGTAATGTTCGCGCCGAGGCCGGCCGATTGGCCATCGCCCAGGCCGGCGATTACAGGCAGCCCTTCGCGTAAGCCAATTGCGGCAGCCGCTTCGGCGGTCACGCGGCCGATTGCCTGTCCGACCGGTATCAGCTCGCTGAGCTGGTCTTCGCGCAGGCCGCTGGCGGCGATAACCTCGTGCGACCACGCGCCGCGCTGCATGTCCAGCAGGCCGGTGGGGTCGGCGCAGGCAGGGCTGGTGCGGTAATGGCCGGTCAGACGATGCACCAGGAAGGCATGCACGTCGAGGACCTTATGCGCGCGGCGCAATGCCTCCGGCTCGTGCTGCCGCAGCCACAGCATCTTGGTCATAGAAATGGTGACCGAGAGCGGTTTGCCGCTGATCTGATGCAGGCGGTCTTTGCCGATGAGGCGCTCGACGTCGGCCAGTTGCGGCCGGCTGCGCTCGTCCATCCAGGTGATCGCGTTGCGGATCGGGCAACCGTTGCGATCCACCAGCACGAAGGTCTCGCGTTGATGGGTCAGGCAGATCGCCTCGGCGCGGCTCAGGTCGAGTTGCGCGCCGAGGTCGCGCAGCGCGCGAACCAGTCCTTCCCACCAGCGCTCGGCGTCTTGCTCATACCAGCCGATCTGCGGCGAGAGGAGTTGGAACGACGCGCGACCCTCGGCCAGCGCGCGGCCTTGGCGGTCCCAGGCAATGGCCTTGCACGACGTAGTGCTGCTATCAACGCCGATGACGAAGGTGTTCGACATGGGGGGAAGGGCGCTCTCGGCTTCTCGCGCGGAGAAACCGAGAGCGCGGCTGAACGGAGACGATGGGCTAGGCGACGACGCCGTACTCGCGCATGGCTTGCAGCGCCTTCTCGGTTTTTTCCTGAATGGCCTTCAGGGTGTCCTCAATGCTCTGCTGCTTGGTGGTCATCTTGCCGTACTCGACGGCGTTCACGTCGTTGGCCAGCGCAGCCCACTGCGGCAGGTGCGGCTCGGTGCCCATGCGCGTTTCGATGGCGCGCTTGGTCACCTCGAAGTGGCGGGTGGTGCCGGGCACGACCTTGTTGTTCTCCAACACGCGCGGATCGGTGTAGTTGCTGGCGCGGATGGGCACATTGGCGCCTTGGGCGTTGGCGCGCGCGGTCAGGTCGGCGCTGGTGGCCCACTGCAAGAAGATCCAAGCTGCATCAGGGTTGGGCGCGTACTTGCTGATAGCCAGGCACGAGCCGCCCTGGTGGCTGATGCCGGGCGTCTCGTCATAGCCGCACTGTTCGCGTGGGCGTAGCTTGACCTCCTTGGGGCAGTCGGCGGGTTCCACCAGCCCGACAACCTTACTGCGCGAAGGATCGTCAAAGCCGGGGAAGAACTCGCCCCACGAGATGAAGACGCCGGCCTTGCCCTGGGTGAAGGCATCGCCCTGGCCGCCCCAGTCCCAACCGGTCACGCCGGGGTCCATGTATTTGCCCAACTCCATCATGTAGCGCATGCCCTCGACGTTTTCCTCGATGGTGTAGATCGGCTTGCCATCAGCGTCGAAGTGTGCACCGCCATGCGACCACATCCAGGCCGTGGCGTCGCACTGCAAGGCATAGTGGCCGGACTTCCACTGACCCACCGTGCCCATGATGCCTTCGCTGCTCTTGGCTTCGTGGATGGCCTTGACGACATCCATGTACTCCTGCATCGTGGTCGGCACCTTCAGCTTCAGCTCATCGAAGATGTCCTTGCGGTACATCATGATGAAGATCGGGATGTCGAACGGCACGCCGATCTTAGTGCCTTTGTAGCTGGCGATGTCACGCACCAGTTGCGGCAGGAAGTCATCGAAGTTATAGTCAGGGTAGGCCAGGTCGGTCTTGGCAAGCAATTCGTCAACGGGGATGGAGTCGTTCACGAAGCGGCCAAGCCAGGCCTGGTCCCAATAGTAGATGTCGCTCTGCCCCTTGCCGCCGGTCGCGCCCACCACCGTGTCTTGGATGGTCTTGGCCAGCACCTGATCGAGCGGCACGATCTCCCAGTCCACTTCGATGCCGGTCAACGGCGTGAACTCTTCCTTCATCAGCTTGCTGATGACGAGGCCGGGCGAGGTGTTCTCCGACACGATCTTGATGCGCGTGCCTTTGAACTTCCCACCGACCTCCTTGAGGAACTGCTGCTGTGGGGTGAGGCTGCCGGTGGCGGCATCTGCCTTGGGCGCCTCGGGCGCGACGGTTGGGGCAGTCTCGGCCGGGGCCGCCGGTCGGGCCGGCGCGCAGCCACCCAGATACCAAGCGCTGCTGAAGCCAAAGCCGGCCAACGCCGCGGCACGGATGAACTCGCGGCGGTTGATCTTGCCGGCGCGCAGCTTCTCGGCCATCTTGGCGACATACAAACGTTGCTGACGATCTCGTTCGTTCATTTCCATTTCCTCCTCAACTGAACATACAATCCTTGCTTTGGAATCACTGGGTTGAAAAGAAAAATGCGCTTCCTGGCAGGACATCACCTCCCGGTGTAGTTTCGTCAGTCACAGGACGCCGGCGCATCCCGCGACACAACGTCAGCCTTTGATGGCGCCCATCGTCAA
The window above is part of the Candidatus Roseilinea sp. genome. Proteins encoded here:
- a CDS encoding ABC transporter substrate-binding protein, whose product is MNERDRQQRLYVAKMAEKLRAGKINRREFIRAAALAGFGFSSAWYLGGCAPARPAAPAETAPTVAPEAPKADAATGSLTPQQQFLKEVGGKFKGTRIKIVSENTSPGLVISKLMKEEFTPLTGIEVDWEIVPLDQVLAKTIQDTVVGATGGKGQSDIYYWDQAWLGRFVNDSIPVDELLAKTDLAYPDYNFDDFLPQLVRDIASYKGTKIGVPFDIPIFIMMYRKDIFDELKLKVPTTMQEYMDVVKAIHEAKSSEGIMGTVGQWKSGHYALQCDATAWMWSHGGAHFDADGKPIYTIEENVEGMRYMMELGKYMDPGVTGWDWGGQGDAFTQGKAGVFISWGEFFPGFDDPSRSKVVGLVEPADCPKEVKLRPREQCGYDETPGISHQGGSCLAISKYAPNPDAAWIFLQWATSADLTARANAQGANVPIRASNYTDPRVLENNKVVPGTTRHFEVTKRAIETRMGTEPHLPQWAALANDVNAVEYGKMTTKQQSIEDTLKAIQEKTEKALQAMREYGVVA
- a CDS encoding xylulokinase, with amino-acid sequence MSNTFVIGVDSSTTSCKAIAWDRQGRALAEGRASFQLLSPQIGWYEQDAERWWEGLVRALRDLGAQLDLSRAEAICLTHQRETFVLVDRNGCPIRNAITWMDERSRPQLADVERLIGKDRLHQISGKPLSVTISMTKMLWLRQHEPEALRRAHKVLDVHAFLVHRLTGHYRTSPACADPTGLLDMQRGAWSHEVIAASGLREDQLSELIPVGQAIGRVTAEAAAAIGLREGLPVIAGLGDGQSAGLGANITTPERAYLNLGTCIIGGFFSPTYVCDLAFRTMSAPLPGAYFLEHALKGGVFTLSWFVEKFAHDLRHTNLPLVAEEILEAAAAKLPPGSAGLMLVPYWNNVMNPYWDPAATGITIGWTGAHGREHFYRAILEGIAFEQRLAGDAVMKATGAQLDEYVTMGGGSKSALWCQIMADVTRVPVVRSETAEATCLGAGILAATAVGWYPDIRAAAAAMTRTGQRFDPRPEVFAQYDKLYREVYVHLFPAVRPYVDRLTELTRDE
- a CDS encoding NAD-dependent glycerol-3-phosphate dehydrogenase, which codes for MKIVVLGAGVMGTAFTMPIADAGHTVHLVGTHLDGDIIEEIHETRVHPRLKSRVPDAVTPFPIAGLGEAIQGADLVVLGVNSHGVAWAANVLADVLPPDVPVIMLTKGLYGDGESLHILPAFFRSQLPARSSAVAVMAIGGPCIAGELAARRHSCVVLGGSDVQKLNALAAALRTPYYHVWTSTDLVGLEVCVALKNLYALAVGLVIGLLERDGIAGNGAQMHNLAAAIFAQGLYETDYLVRHLGGDMRSVYTLPGAGDLYVTCQGGRNSRMGRLLGLGMPYAQAKAEHMPNESVEGAMLAEAVGDTVHAMIRAGKLDARKLPLMLAVIDIVCHGAPVEIPWDAFFHDTE
- a CDS encoding alcohol dehydrogenase, which translates into the protein MKYLLCTADDTVACLEGERPRPGAGEIIACLTACGVCGTDALKIYNPGYAKPQKLGHECVGVVAEVGEGVTSFRPGQRIAFAHHVPDLQSHYSRRGSETMDPQFKRTNIEPGGFSEFIRLSALHVQHTVVPIPDHVPDLRAVFMEPLACCLRALDRAPLTAGDTCLVVGVGAIGILFLPLLSEMGVRALVCDVRPERIALARQWGALAGALASDEVPALCRAHTEGRGVDLVILTALDQVTFEMALRAVRDGGSLMLFGGKPGTQLALDFWPAFLREINILTSYSATPGGLRRAMQFIAAHGYPFEQLISHTFSMAEAHQAFELVHHGRASKVVIAPS
- a CDS encoding ABC transporter substrate-binding protein; the protein is MTKKLGLLTLGLTAALVAGCAVPAAPAAPAAPAEQATAAPAGVTELTIWWAEWDPANYLQELANDYEKERGIKVNVVQEPWGTYYNKVTAEWAAKGTGYDMVVGDSQWLGQAATQGHYLDLTDFMKEKGLDKTVTPATLLYYGTYDGKYWAFPTEGDALGWAYRKDLFEDPAEKEAFKAKYGYDLDVPKDLLQLRDIAEFFTRPEKNLYGVAIYTQKDYDAITMGAQNFIFNFGADWKNDKFEVEGVLNTENAAKALELYRELYTKFMPPGLSNAFFQEMNDAFISGQAAMITNYFAFFPALVNSQTNPNYYDKVGFFSTPPGPGGVQFASLGGQGLSVNAYISPERQQAAKDFIEWFASKPVQEKWAALGGYTCNIEVLNSDTFKKATPYNPAFAETMNFVKDFWNIPEFGDLLVVSQRELSKYIVEGQGTAKEALDNIAREHTEILKKAGYLK
- a CDS encoding xylulokinase, translated to MTLLGIDLGTTAVKALLINESGDTLASATVEYPLSIPRPLWSEQDPADWWRGTTEAIRQVLAKANVSGRDVRGIGLSGQMHGLTLLDRAGNVLRPAILWNDQRTAAQCDELVRRAGGPMRTRELIANIPSPSYTAPKILWVREHEPDVYARVAHVLLPKDYIRYKLSGEFATEVGDATGMALLDVRHRRWSDEMLALLEIPREWLPLCAESHEPTAQVSEVAARETGLAAGTPIVGGSGDQPAAAVGLGSVREGIVNVTLGTSGVVFASVEHYPPIRDTAIEVFCHAVPQTWFFMGVMLSAGGSLRWHRDVVANGHPDVVARRDGIESYEALLSSAAEVPIGAEGLIFLPYLTGERTPHRDSLARGAFVGLTLRHTQAHLARAVVEGISFGLRDSIELMRELGLHVNEVRAAGGGARSAIWRQMLANIFQADITLVNSTEGGAFGVALLAGVGIGLWRDTREACDAVIRVTSRTSPSDDPAVLRRYDEAYAHFRELYPALKPIFAQLER